In the genome of Neisseria lactamica, the window ACCGCCACCGTCGTCCAAAACCTGCTCGACGAAGGTATGGTAACGCTCGGACGCACCAATATGGACGAGTTCGCTATGGGTTCGACCAATGAAAACTCGTTCTACGGCGCGACCAAAAACCCATGGAATCCCGAACACGTCCCCGGCGGTTCGTCCGGCGGTTCGGCAGCCGTCGTTGCCGCACGCCTCGCCCCTGCCGCGCTCGGTTCGGACACAGGCGGCTCCATCCGCCAACCCGCATCGCACTGCGGCATCACCGGTATCAAACCCACATACGGCACGGTTTCCCGCTTCGGTATGGTCGCCTACGCCTCCAGCTTCGACCAGGCCGGCCCGATGGCGCAAACCGCCGAAGACTGCGCGATTCTGTTGAACGCGATGGCAGGTTTCGACCCCAAAGACTCCACCAGTCTCGAACGTGAAAAAGAAGGCTACACCCGCGATTTGAACCAACCGCTCAAAGGTTTGAAAATCGGCCTGCCCAAAGAATATTTCGGCGAAGGCAACAGTGCCGATGTTCAGACGGCATTGCAAAACACCATTGATTTGCTGAAAACCCAAGGCGCGGAATTGGTCGAAGTTTCCCTGCCGCAAACCAAGCTGTCCATTCCCGCCTACTACGTCCTCGCTTCGGCGGAAGCCGGCACCAACCTTTCACGTTACGACGGCGTACGTTACGGACACCGTGCCGCCCAATTCGGCGATTTGGAAGAAATGTACGGCAAAACCCGCGCCGAAGGTTTCGGCAGCGAAGTCAAACGCCGCATCATGATCGGCACTTATGTACTGTCGCACGGCTACTACGATGCCTACTATCTCAAAGCCCAAAAACTGCGCCGTCTCGTTGCCGATGACTTTCAGACGGCATTTGCACGGTGCGACCTCATCCTCGCGCCGACCGCACCCACTGCCGCCCCCAAAATCGGAGCGGATGCTTCGCCGGTTGAAACCTACTTGAGCGATATCTATACCATCGCCGTCAACCTCGCAGGACTGCCCGCATTGACCCTGCCCGCAGGTTTCAGCGGCGGCGGACTGCCCATCGGTGTACAGCTTATCGGCAACTACTTCGCCGAAGCCAAAATCCTCGGTGCGGCGCATCAAATCCAACTCAACAGCGATTGGCACGGCAAACGACCCGAATGAAGCAGAACCGCACCTTTACTTTCCCCGATTTTCGCACCGTTTACAGCTATGCGCCTTTATATCGGCTGCAACATTTAAAATACACATTGCGAAAATTTTTCGGAAAAAAAGAAATTTACGCCTTCGAGCAGTTTGTCAACGCCTCCCCTATCCGTCAGGGGCTGTTCCTTCACTGCCCGCAAAATGCCTATCCGCTGCTGCGCGAATTTGTTGACAGGCGTTTTAACTGCAAACGCCGTTTAGATGCGATGACGGCAGATTTTCTCATAGCGGAAAAACTGTTCGGCACAGACATCCTGCACCAAATGGAAGA includes:
- the gatA gene encoding Asp-tRNA(Asn)/Glu-tRNA(Gln) amidotransferase subunit GatA; protein product: MTQYTLKQAGSLLQSKQISAVELANEYLAAIAEKNPALNGYITLNPEKTLAEARAADERIAQGNASALTGVPVAYKDIFCQTGWRSACASKMLDNFISPYTATVVQNLLDEGMVTLGRTNMDEFAMGSTNENSFYGATKNPWNPEHVPGGSSGGSAAVVAARLAPAALGSDTGGSIRQPASHCGITGIKPTYGTVSRFGMVAYASSFDQAGPMAQTAEDCAILLNAMAGFDPKDSTSLEREKEGYTRDLNQPLKGLKIGLPKEYFGEGNSADVQTALQNTIDLLKTQGAELVEVSLPQTKLSIPAYYVLASAEAGTNLSRYDGVRYGHRAAQFGDLEEMYGKTRAEGFGSEVKRRIMIGTYVLSHGYYDAYYLKAQKLRRLVADDFQTAFARCDLILAPTAPTAAPKIGADASPVETYLSDIYTIAVNLAGLPALTLPAGFSGGGLPIGVQLIGNYFAEAKILGAAHQIQLNSDWHGKRPE